The Engystomops pustulosus unplaced genomic scaffold, aEngPut4.maternal MAT_SCAFFOLD_119, whole genome shotgun sequence genome has a window encoding:
- the LOC140107137 gene encoding cyclic AMP-responsive element-binding protein 3-like protein 4 isoform X1 codes for MDPSRPDLLLGCIFEPQDNLFHSEGFPGPDAVTFPLPEPHGFPGDKLYEEWQVSGRPSISDREDPDEFLQMMINPNDVYSTEATASESPESDSGFSDDPRPDTPTKCDGGNPLPQPAPVYELVYDIGAMEEQKTAGDMSSVISIQLADDWHTPVLIPDSCIVSDLPGLRKPLALSGRVATPDLLSVESLYPQLHLTEEEKRLLSQEGIALPNNLPLTKAEERILKKVRRKIRNKQSAQDSRKRKKEYIDGLESRVAACSAQNQELHKKVVELEKHNISLITQLRKLQTLIKQTANKAAQTGTCALILFFSLALLIYPNYHPLRPGDVSNDGATYMPTGVISRNILNKDGFPESTESPAPDSPAPAPQDKTQDVVTTQDLPSQEEASLKTSEEKISTETPTPIQEGAAPRDMSKTGRTDEM; via the exons ATGGACCCCTCCAGACCGGACCTCTTACTCGGTTGCATATTTGAGCCTCAGGACAATCTATTCCACTCGGAGGGATTTCCCGGGCCGGACGCAGTCACCTTCCCGTTACCTGAGCCCCATGGATTTCCGGGGGACAAGCTGTACGAGGAATGGCAGGTCAGCGGGCGGCCG AGCATCAGTGACAGAGAAGACCCTGACGAGTTCCTGCAGATGATGATCAACCCCAACGATGTGTACAGCACCGAGGCCACCGCCAGCGAGTCCCCGGAGAGCGACAGCGGCTTCTCTGATGACCCCCGACCCGATACCCCGACTAAATGTGATGGGGGCAATcccctgccccagcctgccccggtCTATGAGCTGGTGTACGACATCGGAGCCATGGAGGAGCAGAAAACAGCCGGGGACATGAGCAGCGTCATCTCTATACAGCTAG CAGATGACTGGCACACTCCTGTCCTCATACCTGACAGCTGTATAGTCAGTGACCTGCCCGGCCTGCGGAAGCCCCTGGCGCTGTCTGGGCGAGTAGCCACTCCGGACCTGCTCTCGGTGGAGTCTCTG TACCCGCAGCTCCACCTGACGGAAGAGGAGAAGCGGCTGCTGTCACAGGAAGGCATCGCCCTCCCAAATAACCTGCCGCTCACGAAG GCAGAAGAACGGATCCTTAAGAAAGTGCGGAGGAAGATCCGGAATAAGCAGTCTGCACAGGACAGCAGGAAGCGGAAGAAGGAGTATATAGATGGCCTGGAGAGCAG AGTTGCTGCATGTTCTGCCCAGAATCAGGAGCTGCATAAGAAAGTGGTAGAGTTGGAGAAGCACAACAT ATCTCTAATCACACAACTCCGCAAACTGCAGACCCTCATCAAGCAGACGGCAAACAAAGCCGCCCAGACGGGGACCTGCGCCCTG ATTCTCTTCTTCTCCTTGGCGTTACTGATCTACCCCAATTACCACCCGCTCCGCCCTGGAGACGTCTCCAATGATGGGGCCACCTACATGCCGACCGGAG TTATCTCTAGGAATATTCTGAATAAAGACGGATTCCCGGAGAGCACAGAATCTCCGGCACCCGACAGCCCAGCCCCCGCACCGCAAGACAAGACGCAAGACGTGGTCACGACTCAGGATCTCCCCAGTCAAGAAGAGGCAAGTCTGAAGACCTCGGAGGAGAAGATCTCCACAGAGACCCCGACGCCGATCCAAGAGGGCGCTGCGCCCAGGGACATGTCCAAAACAGGGAGGACTGATGAGATGTGA
- the LOC140107137 gene encoding cyclic AMP-responsive element-binding protein 3-like protein 4 isoform X2, producing MDPSRPDLLLGCIFEPQDNLFHSEGFPGPDAVTFPLPEPHGFPGDKLYEEWQVSGRPSISDREDPDEFLQMMINPNDVYSTEATASESPESDSGFSDDPRPDTPTKCDGGNPLPQPAPVYELVYDIGAMEEQKTAGDMSSVISIQLDDWHTPVLIPDSCIVSDLPGLRKPLALSGRVATPDLLSVESLYPQLHLTEEEKRLLSQEGIALPNNLPLTKAEERILKKVRRKIRNKQSAQDSRKRKKEYIDGLESRVAACSAQNQELHKKVVELEKHNISLITQLRKLQTLIKQTANKAAQTGTCALILFFSLALLIYPNYHPLRPGDVSNDGATYMPTGVISRNILNKDGFPESTESPAPDSPAPAPQDKTQDVVTTQDLPSQEEASLKTSEEKISTETPTPIQEGAAPRDMSKTGRTDEM from the exons ATGGACCCCTCCAGACCGGACCTCTTACTCGGTTGCATATTTGAGCCTCAGGACAATCTATTCCACTCGGAGGGATTTCCCGGGCCGGACGCAGTCACCTTCCCGTTACCTGAGCCCCATGGATTTCCGGGGGACAAGCTGTACGAGGAATGGCAGGTCAGCGGGCGGCCG AGCATCAGTGACAGAGAAGACCCTGACGAGTTCCTGCAGATGATGATCAACCCCAACGATGTGTACAGCACCGAGGCCACCGCCAGCGAGTCCCCGGAGAGCGACAGCGGCTTCTCTGATGACCCCCGACCCGATACCCCGACTAAATGTGATGGGGGCAATcccctgccccagcctgccccggtCTATGAGCTGGTGTACGACATCGGAGCCATGGAGGAGCAGAAAACAGCCGGGGACATGAGCAGCGTCATCTCTATACAGCTAG ATGACTGGCACACTCCTGTCCTCATACCTGACAGCTGTATAGTCAGTGACCTGCCCGGCCTGCGGAAGCCCCTGGCGCTGTCTGGGCGAGTAGCCACTCCGGACCTGCTCTCGGTGGAGTCTCTG TACCCGCAGCTCCACCTGACGGAAGAGGAGAAGCGGCTGCTGTCACAGGAAGGCATCGCCCTCCCAAATAACCTGCCGCTCACGAAG GCAGAAGAACGGATCCTTAAGAAAGTGCGGAGGAAGATCCGGAATAAGCAGTCTGCACAGGACAGCAGGAAGCGGAAGAAGGAGTATATAGATGGCCTGGAGAGCAG AGTTGCTGCATGTTCTGCCCAGAATCAGGAGCTGCATAAGAAAGTGGTAGAGTTGGAGAAGCACAACAT ATCTCTAATCACACAACTCCGCAAACTGCAGACCCTCATCAAGCAGACGGCAAACAAAGCCGCCCAGACGGGGACCTGCGCCCTG ATTCTCTTCTTCTCCTTGGCGTTACTGATCTACCCCAATTACCACCCGCTCCGCCCTGGAGACGTCTCCAATGATGGGGCCACCTACATGCCGACCGGAG TTATCTCTAGGAATATTCTGAATAAAGACGGATTCCCGGAGAGCACAGAATCTCCGGCACCCGACAGCCCAGCCCCCGCACCGCAAGACAAGACGCAAGACGTGGTCACGACTCAGGATCTCCCCAGTCAAGAAGAGGCAAGTCTGAAGACCTCGGAGGAGAAGATCTCCACAGAGACCCCGACGCCGATCCAAGAGGGCGCTGCGCCCAGGGACATGTCCAAAACAGGGAGGACTGATGAGATGTGA
- the LOC140107132 gene encoding cocaine- and amphetamine-regulated transcript protein-like — protein sequence MERGTLRCSALLLALYLTPLILPGKSDHPDPRLEEYQEEPPLQSNSLAVALGEMLEYNQGRGAGVERRAAQVPRCDVGERCAMKHGPRIGKLCDCLRGASCNTFMLRCY from the exons ATGGAGAGAGGGACCCTGCGATGCTCTGCACTGCTGCTGGCGCTGTACCTGACCCCACTCATCCTACCGGGGAAGAGCGACCACCCCGACCCCAGACTGGAGGAGTACCAGGAGGAGCCCCCCCTGCAGAGCAACAGCCTG GCTGTGGCTCTGGGGGAGATGCTGGAGTATAACCAGGGCAGAGGAGCCGGTGTGGAGCGGCGGGCGGCCCAGGTGCCTCGG TGTGACGTGGGTGAGCGCTGCGCCATGAAGCACGGACCCCGCATCGGGAAGCTGTGTGACTGCCTCCGCGGAGCCTCATGTAACACCTTCATGCTGCGCTGTTACTAA